CGCGTCGGCCGCAGCGCGGTCATCGGTGCGATCTTCCTGATGGCCACATCCGCCATCGGCCCCGGCTTCATCACGCAGACCGCGACATTCACCGCATCGATGGGGGCCGCGTTCGCGTTCGCCATCCTCGTGTCGGTGCTGATCGACATCGCCGTCCAGCTCAACGTCTGGCGCATGATCACCTCCTCAGGCAAGCGCGCCGGCGAACTCGCGAACTCGGCCATCCCGTTCTCGGGCCACGTGATCGCGATCCTCGTGGTGATCGGCGGCCTCGCCTTCAACATCGGCAACATCGCCGGCGGTGGCCTGGGCTTGAACGCACTGCTGGGCGTCGATCCCAAGATCGGCGGCCTGCTCACCGCGGCGCTGGCGATCGTGATCTTCCTCATCAAGAAGGCCGGCAAGGTGATGGACATCGTCCTGGTCGTCCTCGGCATCGGCATGATCGTGATGACGGTCGTCGTCGCGATCGTCGCCCAGCCGCCGATCGGCGAGGCATTGCGCCAGACGTTCGTGCCGGATGAGCTGAACTTCGCCACCATCACCACGATCGTCGGCGGCACCGTCGGCGGCTACATCACCTACTCCGGCGCACATCGCTATCTCGACTCCGGTCAGACCGGTCCGCAGTACGCGGGCCCGGTCATGCGGGCAGCGGCCAACGGCATCCTGATCACCGGCATCATGCGCTACGTGCTGTTCCTCGCGATCCTCGGCGTCGTCGCATCCGGTGTCGCGCTCGACCTGTCCAGCCAGGCTGCCAACCCGGCGGGTCAGGCCTTCGGATCCGTGCTGGGCGACGCCGGTCTGCGCATCTTCGGCGCGATCTTCTGGGCCGCGGCCCTCAGCTCGGTGATCGGCGCCGCATACACCTCGGCGACGTTCCTGTCGTCGTTCCACAAGCGCTTCCTCGGCGGCTGGTCGCTTCAGATCGCCACGGTGGCGTTCATCGTCGTCTCGCTGATCGTCTACCTGTCGATCGGTACTGCGCCCGCAGCGATCCTGGTGTTCGTCGGCGGCTTCAACGGACTCATCCTGCCGATCGGACTTACGGTGTTCATGTACATCGGATGGTTCCGCCGCGACCTGCTCGGCACGAAGAAGTACCCGCTGGTACTGCTCATCGCCGGCACTCTGGTGACGCTGCTCACCTGGTACATGGGCATCGTCTCAGTCGGCCCCATCTTCGCCTTCCTCGGAACCGGAGCGTGACAATGCCCACTATCGACCTGAACTCCGACCTCGGCGAGAACGTCCCGGACCGCATCGTCAGCGACGATGTCGCGATGCTCGAGATCGTCACCAGTGCCAACGTGTCCTGCGGGTTCCACGCCGGTAGTCCTGAGGGCATCCGCGACACCTTGGCGGCCGCGGTGCGCGGTGGGGTCGTGATCGGCGCGCACCCCGGTTACCGCGACTACGAGAACTTCGGCCGCACGAACGTCGAGATCGACTCTCCGACGCTGCAGGCGCATGTCGAGTACCAGCTCGGCGCCCTCATAGGCCTCGCCTCGTCCGTGGGTGGCAGGGTCTCGTACGTGAAACCGCACGGGGCGCTGTACAACACGATCGCCCGCGATGAGCGGCAGGCAGCGGACGTGGTGGCGGCCATCAAGGCGATCGATCCCAGCCTCGTGCTGCTCGGCCTCGCCGGTGGTGTCGTGCTGGATGTCGCGTCGCGCGCGGGGCTCGCGGTAGCCGCAGAGGCCTTCGCCGATCGTGCGTATCAGCCCGACGGACAGCTCGTCTCGCGCACCCAGGACGGTGCCGTGCTGCACGACCCCGCCACGGTCGCCGAGCGCATGGTGCGGCTCGCCTCCGACGGTGTGATCCGGGCGATCGACGGCTCCGACGTGCGCGTCGAGGCGCAGTCGATCTGCGTGCACGGCGACAGCCCGGGTTCCATCGCGATGGCGGCGGAGACGAGGCGGATGCTGCAGGCAGCAGGCGTCACGATCGCACCGTTCGCCGGGGTCTGAGATGGTCGTGCTCGCGACTTCGGTCCAGGTCACCGCCGCCAGGGCGGCGCGTGAGGCGTACCGTGCGGGACACGCGACGCCGACGAGCGGTATCGCAGCGGGGCTCACGCAGGCGAACCTCATCGCTGTGCCGGCGGACTGGGCGTTCGAGACACTGCTCTACGCGCAGCGCAATCCGAAGCCGTGCCCGGTGCTCGAGGTCATCGAGCCGGGACAGGTGGAATCCGTGCTGGCGCCCGGCAGCGACATCCGCACCGACATCGGCCGGTACCGGATCTGGCGCGACGGCGAACTCACCTCCGAAACGACCGATGCGACGGCTGCGTGGGAGGAGCATCCGGACCTGGTCGCCTTCCTGATCGGATGCAGCTTCACATTCGAGACAGGGCTCGTGGATGCCGGCATCCCGATCCGGCACCAGGAACTCGGCCGCAACGTGCCGATGTACCGCACGAACATCGACTGCACGCCGGCCGGGCGCCTGCGCGGCGAGATGGTCGTGTCGATGCGGCCGATTCCCGCCGGACGGGTGGCGGATGCCGTGCAGATCTCGGGGCGGACTCCTGCTGTGCATGGAGCACCTGTGCACATCGGCGACCCCGCGTCACTCGGCGTCGCCGACCTGAGCCGGCCCGATTTCGGCGATGCGCCGGAGATGCGCGAGGGGGAGATCCCGGTGTTCTGGGCCTGCGGCGTCACCCCGCAGGCGGCGATCATGGCGTCGAAGCCACCGTTCGCGGTCACGCATGCGCCCGGCTACATGTTCATCACCGACGTGCCGGACGCGGAGTACATCGTCTGATGCGCATCCTCACTGCATCCGATCGCACCCTGCTCGTCGAGGCGGCCGACCTCGACGAAGCCATGCGGCTGAACCTCGCATGGGATGGAGTGCCCGGCATCGTCGAGCGCATCCCCGGGGCCCGTACGGTGCTCGTGCGATTCGATCCACTGCAGACGTCGGCCGCCGCGCTGGCCGCAGTGCTCCAGGCGACCGAGGTCGACGCCGAGCACGTGCCGCATACCCGCGAGATCACGGTGCCAGTGCACTACGACGGTGAGGATCTCTCTGAAGCCGCCGGGCTGCTCGGTGTCTCGGCGGAGGAGCTCGTGAACCGGCATCTCGCCGCCGACTGGCAGGTCGCGTTCTCGGGGTTCGCTCCGGGCTTCGGATACGTGGTGAGCGGGGATCCGCTGTTCGACGTACCGCGCAGGTCATCGCCGCGCACTCGCGTGCCGGCCGGATCGGTCGCGCTCGCCGGACAGTTCACCGGGGTGTACCCGCGGGAGAGCCCTGGCGGCTGGCAGCTGATCGGACACACGGATGCCGTGATGTGGGACATCGACCGCGACCCTCCGGCGCTGCTGTCGCCAGGGGCGTTGGTGCGGTTCGAGCGTGCTGCACGACAGACGTTGCCGCTTCCGGCCTCTCCACCACTTCCGGCCTCTCCACCACGGGAAAACAGAGACGAACTGGCGAGTCGCCGGAGTGTTGCCGCTCGCCACGCCGAGGACACGCCAGGTCGTCCGGGTTCTCCAGCACGCGGCAGCGTCGAGATCGTCCGGACGTCGATGCAGCTGCTGGTGCAGGATGCCGGCCGGCCGGGGCATGCCGCCCTCGGAGTTTCGGCATCCGGAGCCGCCGACCGTCGCGCGCTGCGCGACGCCAATCGCGCGGTGGGCAATGAGCCGGATGCCGCCGTGCTCGAGAGCGTGGGCGGAGCGGTGCTGAGGTTCCACGGCGAGGGCGTCGCGGCCGTCGCCGGCGCTATCGGGGAGCTCACCCTGACGGATGCTCCGGGCATCACCCGCAGCATCGCGCACGGCACCCCGTTCGCCACGGCCGACGGCGACGAGCTCAGTCTCGGCCACCCGACACGTGGGCTGCGATACGTGATCGGGATACGCGGTGGGCTCGCCGCTGCATCCGCTCTGGGCAGCCGTTCCAGCGACACGCTCGCGGGTCTCGGGCCAGACCCGCTCGTCGTGGGTGCGATCGTCGAGGTCGGCGACGCCGCACCGCACTCGGTCGAACCCGTGGCGCCCCTGCGCGACCTGCCGGCATCCAGCGACCTCGTCGACCTCGACATCACTCTCGGCCCGCGCGACGACTGGTTCTCGGCATCCGCTCTTGAGACGCTGACGGCGCAGGAGTGGGTGGTGACGCCGCGCTCCGATCGGGTCGGTATCCGTCTGCAGGGCGATGTGCCGCTCGAGCGCACGACCCAGGGCGAGCTGCCCAGCGAAGGCGCTGTCACCGGCGCGATCCAGGTGCCGCCGGACGGACAGCCCGTGCTGTTCCTGCCAGATCATCCGCTCACCGGCGGCTACCCGATCATCGGCGCGCTCACCGATCGCTGCCTGGATCTCGCCGCACAGCTGCCGCCAGGAGCACGCATCCGTTTCCGTATCGCCCGCATCGAAGAAGGACTGTCATGAAGAAGGTGCTGATCGCCAACCGCGGCGAGATCGCGGTGCGCGTGATCCGCGCGTGCGCAGAAGCCGGGTACGGTTCGGTCGCCGTGTACGCCGATCAGGATGCCGACGCGCTGCACGTGCGTCTGGCCGATGAGGCGGTGGGACTGGACGGCTCGACTGCCGCCGACACGTACCTCTCGATCGCCGCATTGCTGCGCGCTGCCGCCGACAGCGGAGCGGATGCCGTGCACCCCGGATACGGGTTCCTCTCCGAGAGCGCGGACTTCGCACGTGCTGTCGAGGGCGCCGGTCTCGTCTGGATCGGCCCGGCACCGGACAGCATCGACGCGCTCGGTGACAAGATGACCGCACGCCGGATCGCGCAGAGGGTGAATGCGCCCCTTGCGGCCGGCACCGATCAGCCACTCGAAGGGCCGGCCGAAGCCGTCGCGTTCGCCGAGGAGCATGGGCTGCCCATCGCGATCAAGGCCGCGTTCGGCGGCGGCGGCCGAGGGCTGAAGGTCGTCCGCGAGCTCTCCGAGGTGGCGGAGGCGTTCGACGCCGCCACCCGCGAGGCGATCGTGGCCTTCGGTCGTGGTGAGTGCTTCGTGGAGCGGTTCCTCGAGAGTCCGCGCCACATCGAGGTGCAGGTGCTCGGCGACGGTCAGGGTGAGATCGTGGTCGTCGGTGACCGCGACTGCTCGATGCAGCGCCGGAACCAGAAGCTGATCGAAGAGGCTCCGGCTCCCGGTCTGACCGTCGAGCAGCGTTCCGAGATCCATGACGCTGCGCGCCGGATCTGCGCCGAGGTGTCCTACCGTGGCGCCGGAACGGTCGAGTTCCTGCTGGCGGCCGACGGAACCATCTCGTTCCTCGAGGTGAACACGCGGCTGCAGGTCGAGCATCCGGTCACCGAAGAGGTCACCGGGGTCGACCTGGTGCGGGAGCAGTTCCGGATCGCCTTCGGTGACGGGCTGTCGTTCCGCGACACACCTGAGCCCGCCGGGCATGCGTTCGAGTTCCGGATCAATGCCGAGGACCCGGGGCGCGGCTTCCTGCCCAGCCCCGGGCTCGTCGAGTCGTTGCGGATTCCCGGTGGCCCGGGCGTGCGATGGGACAGCGGGATCGAAGCAGGAGATGCCGTGCAGCCCGCGTTCGACTCGATGATCGCGAAGCTCATCGTGCACGCTGACTCGCGGGATGCTGCACTGATCCGCGCGCGCCGTGCGCTGCGCGAGCTGTCGGTCGAAGGACCGGCGACCGTGATCCCGTTCGATCGGCTCGCGGTGGACGAGCCGGAGTTCCAGACCTCGACGTTCGCCGTGCACACGCAGTGGATCGAGAGCACACTGCTGCCGCGCCTGGAGCCGCAACTGCGACCGGCTCCCGTCGAGGACGCCGCGCTGCAGCGCTTCCCGGTCGAGATCGACGGGCGGCGCGTGATGCTCGGGGTTCCGGCCGCACTTCTGCGGGGGCTCGGTTCTTCGACCGTGCAGGCGGATGCTCCGGCATCCGCCGATCCGGCTGAACTGCGCGCACCGGCCCCCGGCACGCTGGTGCGATGGCTCGTGGACGACGGCGCTTCAGTCGCGGCGGGGGATGCCGTCGCAGTACTCGACGCGATGAAGATGGAGACGCAGGTCACCGCGCACCGCGCCGGCGCACTCGTGCACGGTGCCGAAGCGGGCGCAGCAGTGGCCGCGGATGCCGTGATCGGCCGCATCGGCTGAGCCGCGGCATCCCTCCGCCACACGGATGCGGAGGAGAACGCACGAACGGGAGGATCCACGCGCCGGATCTCGTCCTCCGGATCGTGTGAACTCCTCCCGTTCGGGTGAGCAGCCCGGTGAGGGTGGGCGGCCTACTCCGGGTCGCCGCCCAGTGGGCCGACGGCGGGGATGGGGCCGCCGTCATCCGCGCCGGTCTTGCGGGCTCGGGCGATCGCGTTGCCGACGTGGTACACCAGCAGGGCCGCGACCGTGCCGATCACGATCGCACCGAGCTGGAAGGCACCCCACTGCATCGCGAAGCCGCCGACAGCGATGACGAAAGAGATCGCGACGGTGTACTGGTTGACCGGGCGGGAGAAGTCCACGCGGTTGTCGACCCAGATCTTGATGCCGATGACGCCGATGAGGCCGTAGAGGGCGGTGGTCACTCCGCCGAGGACTCCGGGCGGGATCGTGTTGAAGATCACGCCGATCTTCGGCGAGAAGGCCAGCAGGATCGCGGCGAAGCCGGCCACCCAGTACGCGGCCGTGGAGTAGACCCGGGTCGCAGCCATCACGCCGATGTTCTCGCCGTACGTGGTGGTGGCCGAGCCGCCGAAGCCACCGGCGAGCGTGGTGGCGAGGCCATCGGCGACCAAGGCGCGTCCGGTGTGCTTGTTGATGGACGGGTCGTTCGTCATGGTCGCGACGCCGCGCACGTGCCCGACGTTCTCGGCGATGAGCACCAGTACGACGGGCAGGAACATCGGCACGATGGTCCATGCGCCGGGGTCCGTCACCGCAGCGAGGTGGAACTCGGGCAGGCCGATCCACGCGGCATCCGCGATCGGTGCGAAGTCGACCTGACCGGTGAAGGCGGCGACGATGTAGCCGACGATCACACCGAGGAAGATCGAGATGCGGCCGAGGAACCCGCGGAAAAGCACGCTGAACAGCACGACGGCGATGAGTGTGACGGATGCGAGTTCGGGCTGCAGCGTGAAGTTGTTCCAGGCGGCCGGGGCCAGGTTGAAGCCGATCAGAGCGACGATGGAGCCGGCGACGACCGGCGGCATGAGCTTGTCGATCCAGCCGCTGCCGACCGCCTGCACGAGAAATCCGATGCCGGCCAGCAGCAGGCCGACCACGAGCACGCCGACCAGCGCCTGGGCGATCTGCTCCGGCGTCTCGAGGGCGTTGCCGCCGTTGAGCGCGGTGATCGGCGCGAGGAACGCGAATGACGAACCCAGATAACTGGGCAGGCGATTGCGCGTGAGCAGCAGGAAGAGCAGGGTGCCGAGGCCCGAGAACAGCAGGGTCGTCGAGACGGGGAATCCGGTGATGATCGGCACCAGGAAGGTCGCGCCGAACATCGCGATGACGTGCTGTGCGCCTATCGCGAAGGTGGCGGGCCAGTTCAGCCGCTCTTCGGGTCGGACGACCTCACCGGGGGCGACGGTGTGACCGTTGCCATGGATCTTCCACACGGGCATGGGGGCTCCTCGGTAATCGGGTGGGGGATGCTGGAGAAACACTATCGAGTTGCGAACGGCCGCCGCGTCGACGCGGGTGGCACGCGACAGTCTGGGGGCCGGAACGACAGGCGTCGGACCATTCGGGCGGTCGAGTCCGACATCTGTGCAAGCGGCCCCCGAAGTGTCGGGCGCGTGTGGCGCGGCGCGAGCGGGTGGGTCCTCGCCGGGCGGGTGGCGCGGGCGGGTGGGTCCTCGCCGGGTGGCGCGGGTGGCGAGGCGGGGCGGGGCGAGGCCGGGCGGGGCGGCCGATCACGGCTCCCCGCGGGCCATCCCTACGCGGTCAGGCGCTCGATGAGCTCGCGGTACCGGTCTGCGGTGCGCTCGACGATCTCGTCGGGCAGCACGGGCGGTTCGCCCTGCTTGTCCCAGTTCGACGCGAGCCAGTCGCGCACGATCTGCTTGTCGAAGCTCGCCATCCGCTCGGCCGGAGTCGTGCCGGATTCCCACGTCGCCGCATCCCAGTAACGCGACGAGTCGCTCGTGAGAACCTCGTCGGCCAGGCGCAGGATGCCGTCGGCATCCGTTCCGAACTCGAACTTGGTGTCGGCGAGGATGAGCCCGCGCTGCTCGGCGATCGCCGCAGCCTTCGCGTAGATCGCAATGGAGGCGTCGCGCAGCTCGGCTGCGCGCTCCGCGCCCACCAGCTCGGCGACGCGATCGAACGTGATGTTCTCGTCGTGCTCGCCCATCGGCGCCTTGTACGCCGGGGTGAACAACGGCTCTGGAAGGCGGTCGCCGTTCTCCAGACCGGACGGCAGCGGGATGCCGCACACGGTCCCGCTCTGCTGATACTCGGCCCAGCCGGTACCGGTGATGTATCCGCGCACGACGCACTCGATCGGCAGCATCTCCAGCGACTGCGCGAGCATGGCGCGATCGGCGACGGCATCCGGAATCTCCCCCTCGGCGAGGTGATTCGGGAAGTCGAGCTGCGCGAACCACCAGCGGCTGAGCGTAGTCAGCAGAGCACCCTTCTCCGGGATGCCGGGGGAGAGCACGAAGTCGAAGGCGCTCACCCTGTCGCTCGCGACGACGAGGATGCGGGTGTCAGCGGGGTCCTGCGAGGCATAGAGATCACGGACCTTGCCGGAGTAGAGGTGACGCCAGCCGGGGATGTTCAGTGCATCGCTCATCCGCCCATTATCCCTGTCGGTGGCCGGGTGTAGCGTTACCGCGTGACTGACTCTTCGCCCTCCTCCGGACCATCGACGGGCACCTACGCGACCGGGCATCGTCCGCGCAGCCCGTGGCCCGCCCTGTGGGCGATGGTCATCGGGTTCTTCATGATCCTCGTCGACACGACCATCGTCGGCGTCGCGAACCCTGCCATCAAGGAGGCGCTCGACTCGACGTCGAACAATCTCGACCGCGTCGTATGGGTCACGAGCGCCTACCTGCTCGCGTACGCCGTTCCACTGCTGATCACCGGCAGGTTGGGCGACCGCTTCGGCCCGAAGAACATCTACCTCATCGGCCTCGCGGTGTTCACACTCGCGTCGCTGTGGTGCGGTCTATCGACGACACTGGACGGCCTGATCTGGGCGCGTGCGGTGCAGGGGCTGGGTGCGGCATTGCTCACGCCGCAGACGATGGCCGTGATCACCCGCACCTTCCCGCCGGAGCGTCGAGGCGCAGCGATGGGGCTGTGGGGCGCAGCGTCCGGTGTTGCGATGCTCGTCGGCCCGCTCGCGGGCGGATTCCTCGTCGATGGCCTCGGCTGGGAGTGGATCTTCTTCATCAACCTGCCGGTCGGCGTCGTCGGGTTCGTCCTGGCGTGCATCCTCGTGCCGAAGCTGCAGACGCACAAGCACCGGTTCGACGTCCCCGGTGTCTTCCTCAGCGCGATCGCCCTGTTCCTGATCGTCTTCGGTCTGCAGGAAGCAGAGGCGTATGACTGGGGTGTGATCTGGGGACCGATCTCGGTGTTGAGCCTGATCATCACCGGCTTCGTCGTGCTGGTGCTGTTCCTCTGGTACCAATCGCGGACGAAGAACGAGCCGCTCGTACCGTTGGAGCTGTTCCGCAACCGCAATTTCGCCTGGTCGAACATCACGATCGCCATCGTCGGATTCACTGTGACGGCTCAGGGATTGCCGCTGATGTTCTTCCTGCAGCTCGCTCGCGGTCTGTCACCGACCGAGTCCGCGCTGCTGCTGATTCCGATGGCTCTCGCCGCCGGCATCGTCTCGCCGTTCGCCGGCAGGCTGCTCGACCGGATCGATCCGCGCCTCATGCTGGTGCCCGGCCTGCTGCTGGTGTCGATCTCGCTGTTCCTGTTCGCCATGATGATGAACACCGAGATCCCGATCGGGTGGCTGCTGCTCCCCTCGGCCATCCTCGGATTCGGCAACGCGGGAATGTGGGGTCCGCTCGCCACGACGGCCACCCGCGACCTGCCGCCGCGTCAGGCCGGTGCCGGCTCCGGCATCTACAACACGATGCGCACGGTCGGCTCGGTGCTCGGCTCAGCAGCGATCGCTTCGTTCATGCAGAACCGACTCGAGGCGAACCTGCCTGGCGCATCGGATGCCACCGGCGAATTCGGTGGGGGCCCGATGCCCGATGCTGTCGCCGGTCACTTCGCGGATGCGATGGCGCAGACGATGCTGCTGCCTGCGGCCGTCATCCTGTTGGGAGTCGCGGCCGTGCTGGTGCTGCGCCGTCCTGCTCACCTGGGGGCGCGCAAGAAGTAGCGGGCGCGTCAGTTTGCGCGCACGGCCGCGGCCGTGATGTTCTGTTGCGATGACGATCGAGCTCACCCGCCCCACGACCGCGCTCTTCGAATCCTGGGCGGCCGCTGTCGCGGAGTTCGAGGGCGGGCACGTCGACGGCGGTGGATACGACGCCGGTATGGTGCCTGATCGTGCCGCGTGCGAGGCCTTCGTCGCGAAGGCTGCGCGGTACGCCGATCCTGCCGCCGAACTTCCCGACGGTCATGTGCCGTGCGACTTCCTGTGGATCACGGACTCGGGCGAGGTCGCCGGGTTCATCGCTCTGCGCCGTGAACTGAACGAGCATCTGCGGCAGTTCGGCGGGCACATCGGCTATTCCGTGCGATCCTCACGCCGTCGTGAAGGAATAGCGAAGGAGGCGTTGAGGCTCGTGCTCGACATCGCGCGGGAGCAAGGACTCGACCGCGTCATGCTGACCTGCGACGACGACAACCCCGGCTCGTTCCGCACGATCGAGGGTGCCGGTGGCGAGTTGCAGGACGTCATCGACGCGTCGGAAGAGGGGCACCCGCGGCTGCGCCGCTACTGGATCACGCTCTAGACCGCGCGATCCAGCAGCCTGCGACCGTCCTCAGCGGGCCCGGAACGTCTTCACTTCGCGGAGAAAGCACTGTCGAACGCGGCAACCGACGGCTTGTACGTCGACAGCTTGCGCACGAACTCCAAAGCCTCCGGCGCGCCGACGAGCCGGTCCATCCCGGCGTCCTCCCACTCGACCGACAGCGGCCCCGTGTAGCCGATCGCGTTCATCATGCGGAACGCGTCCTCCCACGGCACGTCACCGTGACCCGTCGAGATGAAGTCCCAGCCGCGCCGAGGGTCGGCCCACGGCAGGTGCGACGACAGGCGACCGTTGCGACCGTTGCCCAGGCGCTTCTTCGTGTCCTTGCAGTGCACGTGGTAGATCCGATCCTGGAAGTCCCACAGGAATCCGACCGGGTCGATGTCCTGCCACACCATGTGCGAGGGGTC
The DNA window shown above is from Microbacterium murale and carries:
- a CDS encoding DHA2 family efflux MFS transporter permease subunit; its protein translation is MVIGFFMILVDTTIVGVANPAIKEALDSTSNNLDRVVWVTSAYLLAYAVPLLITGRLGDRFGPKNIYLIGLAVFTLASLWCGLSTTLDGLIWARAVQGLGAALLTPQTMAVITRTFPPERRGAAMGLWGAASGVAMLVGPLAGGFLVDGLGWEWIFFINLPVGVVGFVLACILVPKLQTHKHRFDVPGVFLSAIALFLIVFGLQEAEAYDWGVIWGPISVLSLIITGFVVLVLFLWYQSRTKNEPLVPLELFRNRNFAWSNITIAIVGFTVTAQGLPLMFFLQLARGLSPTESALLLIPMALAAGIVSPFAGRLLDRIDPRLMLVPGLLLVSISLFLFAMMMNTEIPIGWLLLPSAILGFGNAGMWGPLATTATRDLPPRQAGAGSGIYNTMRTVGSVLGSAAIASFMQNRLEANLPGASDATGEFGGGPMPDAVAGHFADAMAQTMLLPAAVILLGVAAVLVLRRPAHLGARKK
- a CDS encoding phosphoribosylaminoimidazolesuccinocarboxamide synthase, with translation MSDALNIPGWRHLYSGKVRDLYASQDPADTRILVVASDRVSAFDFVLSPGIPEKGALLTTLSRWWFAQLDFPNHLAEGEIPDAVADRAMLAQSLEMLPIECVVRGYITGTGWAEYQQSGTVCGIPLPSGLENGDRLPEPLFTPAYKAPMGEHDENITFDRVAELVGAERAAELRDASIAIYAKAAAIAEQRGLILADTKFEFGTDADGILRLADEVLTSDSSRYWDAATWESGTTPAERMASFDKQIVRDWLASNWDKQGEPPVLPDEIVERTADRYRELIERLTA
- a CDS encoding 5-oxoprolinase subunit B/C family protein, which produces MRILTASDRTLLVEAADLDEAMRLNLAWDGVPGIVERIPGARTVLVRFDPLQTSAAALAAVLQATEVDAEHVPHTREITVPVHYDGEDLSEAAGLLGVSAEELVNRHLAADWQVAFSGFAPGFGYVVSGDPLFDVPRRSSPRTRVPAGSVALAGQFTGVYPRESPGGWQLIGHTDAVMWDIDRDPPALLSPGALVRFERAARQTLPLPASPPLPASPPRENRDELASRRSVAARHAEDTPGRPGSPARGSVEIVRTSMQLLVQDAGRPGHAALGVSASGAADRRALRDANRAVGNEPDAAVLESVGGAVLRFHGEGVAAVAGAIGELTLTDAPGITRSIAHGTPFATADGDELSLGHPTRGLRYVIGIRGGLAAASALGSRSSDTLAGLGPDPLVVGAIVEVGDAAPHSVEPVAPLRDLPASSDLVDLDITLGPRDDWFSASALETLTAQEWVVTPRSDRVGIRLQGDVPLERTTQGELPSEGAVTGAIQVPPDGQPVLFLPDHPLTGGYPIIGALTDRCLDLAAQLPPGARIRFRIARIEEGLS
- a CDS encoding LamB/YcsF family protein, coding for MPTIDLNSDLGENVPDRIVSDDVAMLEIVTSANVSCGFHAGSPEGIRDTLAAAVRGGVVIGAHPGYRDYENFGRTNVEIDSPTLQAHVEYQLGALIGLASSVGGRVSYVKPHGALYNTIARDERQAADVVAAIKAIDPSLVLLGLAGGVVLDVASRAGLAVAAEAFADRAYQPDGQLVSRTQDGAVLHDPATVAERMVRLASDGVIRAIDGSDVRVEAQSICVHGDSPGSIAMAAETRRMLQAAGVTIAPFAGV
- a CDS encoding acetyl/propionyl/methylcrotonyl-CoA carboxylase subunit alpha, which produces MKKVLIANRGEIAVRVIRACAEAGYGSVAVYADQDADALHVRLADEAVGLDGSTAADTYLSIAALLRAAADSGADAVHPGYGFLSESADFARAVEGAGLVWIGPAPDSIDALGDKMTARRIAQRVNAPLAAGTDQPLEGPAEAVAFAEEHGLPIAIKAAFGGGGRGLKVVRELSEVAEAFDAATREAIVAFGRGECFVERFLESPRHIEVQVLGDGQGEIVVVGDRDCSMQRRNQKLIEEAPAPGLTVEQRSEIHDAARRICAEVSYRGAGTVEFLLAADGTISFLEVNTRLQVEHPVTEEVTGVDLVREQFRIAFGDGLSFRDTPEPAGHAFEFRINAEDPGRGFLPSPGLVESLRIPGGPGVRWDSGIEAGDAVQPAFDSMIAKLIVHADSRDAALIRARRALRELSVEGPATVIPFDRLAVDEPEFQTSTFAVHTQWIESTLLPRLEPQLRPAPVEDAALQRFPVEIDGRRVMLGVPAALLRGLGSSTVQADAPASADPAELRAPAPGTLVRWLVDDGASVAAGDAVAVLDAMKMETQVTAHRAGALVHGAEAGAAVAADAVIGRIG
- a CDS encoding uracil-xanthine permease family protein yields the protein MPVWKIHGNGHTVAPGEVVRPEERLNWPATFAIGAQHVIAMFGATFLVPIITGFPVSTTLLFSGLGTLLFLLLTRNRLPSYLGSSFAFLAPITALNGGNALETPEQIAQALVGVLVVGLLLAGIGFLVQAVGSGWIDKLMPPVVAGSIVALIGFNLAPAAWNNFTLQPELASVTLIAVVLFSVLFRGFLGRISIFLGVIVGYIVAAFTGQVDFAPIADAAWIGLPEFHLAAVTDPGAWTIVPMFLPVVLVLIAENVGHVRGVATMTNDPSINKHTGRALVADGLATTLAGGFGGSATTTYGENIGVMAATRVYSTAAYWVAGFAAILLAFSPKIGVIFNTIPPGVLGGVTTALYGLIGVIGIKIWVDNRVDFSRPVNQYTVAISFVIAVGGFAMQWGAFQLGAIVIGTVAALLVYHVGNAIARARKTGADDGGPIPAVGPLGGDPE
- a CDS encoding NRAMP family divalent metal transporter — its product is MSEQSQTDDQTDAKLAAVKKRVGRSAVIGAIFLMATSAIGPGFITQTATFTASMGAAFAFAILVSVLIDIAVQLNVWRMITSSGKRAGELANSAIPFSGHVIAILVVIGGLAFNIGNIAGGGLGLNALLGVDPKIGGLLTAALAIVIFLIKKAGKVMDIVLVVLGIGMIVMTVVVAIVAQPPIGEALRQTFVPDELNFATITTIVGGTVGGYITYSGAHRYLDSGQTGPQYAGPVMRAAANGILITGIMRYVLFLAILGVVASGVALDLSSQAANPAGQAFGSVLGDAGLRIFGAIFWAAALSSVIGAAYTSATFLSSFHKRFLGGWSLQIATVAFIVVSLIVYLSIGTAPAAILVFVGGFNGLILPIGLTVFMYIGWFRRDLLGTKKYPLVLLIAGTLVTLLTWYMGIVSVGPIFAFLGTGA
- a CDS encoding GNAT family N-acetyltransferase — translated: MTIELTRPTTALFESWAAAVAEFEGGHVDGGGYDAGMVPDRAACEAFVAKAARYADPAAELPDGHVPCDFLWITDSGEVAGFIALRRELNEHLRQFGGHIGYSVRSSRRREGIAKEALRLVLDIAREQGLDRVMLTCDDDNPGSFRTIEGAGGELQDVIDASEEGHPRLRRYWITL
- a CDS encoding putative hydro-lyase, giving the protein MVVLATSVQVTAARAAREAYRAGHATPTSGIAAGLTQANLIAVPADWAFETLLYAQRNPKPCPVLEVIEPGQVESVLAPGSDIRTDIGRYRIWRDGELTSETTDATAAWEEHPDLVAFLIGCSFTFETGLVDAGIPIRHQELGRNVPMYRTNIDCTPAGRLRGEMVVSMRPIPAGRVADAVQISGRTPAVHGAPVHIGDPASLGVADLSRPDFGDAPEMREGEIPVFWACGVTPQAAIMASKPPFAVTHAPGYMFITDVPDAEYIV